A single window of Rhizobium indicum DNA harbors:
- a CDS encoding UDP-glucuronic acid decarboxylase family protein, translating to MNYLGRIRARSVKSSARDANCPSGIHHAPKRVLVTGGAGFLGSHLCETLLASGHQVICLDNFSTGMRRNITHLKRVDRFNVIAHDIVHPLDLEVDEIYNLACPASPPHYQADPIHTTKTCVLGSLNLLELAARTGARILQASTSEVYGDPNVHPQVESYWGNVNSFGPRSCYDEGKRCAETLFFDFHNTHGVEIKIIRIFNTYGPRMRPDDGRVVSNFIVQALTGQDITIYGDGSQTRSFCFVDDLIGGMVRMMASPSSLTGPVNLGNPGEFTIRELAEQVIGLTGSRSQIIHRALPVDDPRQRRPDISLAMQELDWRPKIDLSSGLRQTIDYFDGVLTRPARELEAV from the coding sequence GTGAACTATCTTGGCAGGATTCGTGCGCGCTCTGTAAAATCTTCGGCTCGTGATGCAAATTGTCCATCCGGAATACACCACGCTCCCAAGAGAGTTCTTGTCACCGGCGGTGCAGGTTTCCTCGGATCCCATCTCTGCGAGACGCTTTTGGCCTCCGGACACCAGGTGATCTGCCTCGACAATTTTTCCACCGGCATGCGGCGCAATATCACCCATCTGAAGCGAGTCGATCGCTTCAATGTCATCGCCCACGATATCGTCCACCCGCTCGATCTGGAAGTCGACGAGATCTATAACCTCGCCTGCCCGGCATCGCCCCCGCATTATCAGGCCGATCCGATCCATACGACTAAGACCTGCGTGCTGGGCTCCCTCAACCTTCTGGAGCTGGCCGCGCGCACCGGCGCACGTATCCTTCAGGCATCCACCTCCGAAGTCTACGGCGACCCGAACGTCCACCCGCAGGTCGAAAGCTACTGGGGCAACGTCAATTCGTTCGGGCCACGCTCCTGCTACGACGAGGGCAAGCGGTGCGCCGAGACGCTGTTCTTCGACTTCCACAACACGCACGGCGTCGAGATCAAGATCATCCGCATCTTCAACACCTACGGCCCGCGGATGCGTCCGGACGACGGCCGCGTCGTCTCGAATTTCATCGTTCAGGCCCTGACGGGGCAAGACATCACGATATATGGCGACGGTTCCCAGACCCGCTCGTTCTGTTTCGTCGATGATCTCATCGGCGGCATGGTCCGCATGATGGCCTCACCGTCGTCGCTGACGGGGCCGGTCAATCTCGGCAATCCTGGCGAATTCACGATCCGGGAGCTGGCCGAGCAGGTGATCGGATTGACCGGCTCCCGGTCGCAAATCATCCATCGCGCTCTGCCGGTTGACGATCCCCGTCAGCGTCGCCCCGATATTTCGCTTGCCATGCAGGAACTCGACTGGCGGCCGAAGATCGACTTGTCGAGCGGCTTGCGTCAGACGATCGACTATTTCGATGGCGTTCTCACCCGTCCGGCACGCGAACTGGAGGCGGTCTGA
- the galE gene encoding UDP-glucose 4-epimerase GalE → MAAPRVLVTGGAGYIGSHTAKLLRSEGIEPVVYDNLTTGNRSSVRWGPFVEGDVLDSSCLIEVIEKYAPDAVIHFAASAYVGESVENPAKYYNNNVCGALSLIDACRQTGLQNVIFSSSCAVYGVPSVLPIDETLPKAPINPYGKTKLIFEHMLADYAAAYGLRYVALRYFNACGADPDGELGEWHVPETHLIPRALLAAAGRISHLEIFGDDYDTPDGTCIRDYIHVADLARAHVQAFTHLAKGGANLAVNLGTGRGFSIREVLRVIQETTGCEVPVVIHPRRPGDPPSLYADASLARETLCFQPRYSDLETIVRTAAPFFGLEARA, encoded by the coding sequence ATGGCTGCGCCCCGGGTCCTTGTCACGGGCGGTGCCGGCTATATCGGCAGCCACACCGCCAAGCTCCTCCGCTCGGAGGGGATTGAGCCTGTCGTCTACGACAATCTCACGACCGGAAACCGTTCGTCCGTGCGCTGGGGCCCTTTCGTCGAAGGTGACGTCCTCGACTCGTCATGCCTGATCGAGGTCATCGAGAAATATGCTCCCGATGCCGTCATCCACTTTGCCGCCTCGGCCTACGTCGGCGAGTCCGTGGAAAACCCAGCGAAATATTACAATAACAATGTCTGCGGTGCATTGTCGCTTATCGATGCCTGCCGGCAGACGGGGCTTCAAAACGTCATCTTCTCATCGAGTTGTGCCGTCTACGGCGTCCCCTCCGTGCTGCCGATCGATGAGACGTTGCCGAAGGCTCCGATCAATCCCTACGGCAAGACCAAGCTGATCTTCGAGCATATGCTCGCCGACTATGCGGCGGCCTACGGCCTGCGGTATGTTGCCCTGCGCTACTTCAATGCCTGTGGAGCCGATCCGGACGGCGAGCTTGGCGAATGGCACGTTCCGGAAACCCATCTCATTCCGCGGGCGTTGCTGGCCGCGGCCGGCCGGATTTCGCATCTGGAGATATTCGGCGATGATTACGATACCCCTGACGGCACCTGCATAAGGGACTATATTCACGTCGCAGATCTCGCGCGCGCCCATGTTCAGGCCTTCACCCATCTCGCCAAAGGCGGAGCAAACCTCGCTGTCAACCTCGGCACCGGGCGGGGTTTTTCCATCAGGGAAGTCCTGCGCGTGATCCAGGAAACGACCGGGTGCGAAGTCCCGGTCGTCATCCATCCACGCCGGCCGGGCGATCCGCCCAGCCTCTACGCCGACGCCAGCCTGGCCCGCGAGACGCTCTGCTTCCAGCCTCGATATTCCGACCTCGAAACCATCGTGCGGACGGCGGCTCCGTTCTTCGGACTGGAGGCGCGCGCGTGA